A genomic region of Anas acuta chromosome 1, bAnaAcu1.1, whole genome shotgun sequence contains the following coding sequences:
- the LATS2 gene encoding serine/threonine-protein kinase LATS2 isoform X1, translating to MRPKTFPATTYSGNSRQRLQEIREGLKQPSKSSGQGLPLGPGSETSLDPKLLVGKDAARQQQMRQTPKFGPYQKALREIRYSLLPFANESGTPAAVEVNRQMLQELVNAGCDQEMAVRALKQTGSRSIEAALEYISKMGYLDPRNEQIVRVIKQTSPGKGIVPNNVTRRPSFEGSNESFPSYHQLGNAAYEGTGFGAEGTNMLTEVPRPYMDYLISASQPAAMNAPVQRPTGVGTHSTPTSHQQKTYPANIEPSVINYPVANHSGPALQLQASHGSNSQHYSRQHMMVQGEAMGYGVQRSPSFQNKMQQEGGYANLPNKGAVVQNNSGHAFQQAPASLYISHSHHKQASPSSHQMHVISRGPAFANDFSDSPPQNLLTPSRNSLNMDLYDMNNPQVQQWQAATPSRRDSLQNPGIDTSPRQHVPFRPDAAVPSRTNSFNNHQQQPQVTVSIRQVPPGKPDPSITSPNTITAVTSAHILQPVKSMRVMRPEPQTAVGPSHPGWLPAQTPAVDGLEMMEQHVPAVGAPNAYQLEVEYANQELRCPPPPYPKHLLLPSSSEQFDINCLCMGVEQTLRVVPNPPCNKAEESSERNDKSSKNNAKAEKPSKDKKQIQTSPVPVRKNGKDEEKRESRIKSYSPFAFKFYMEQHVENVIKTYQQKINRRLQLEQEMAKAGLCEAEQEQMRKILYQKESNYNRLKRAKMDKSMFVKIKTLGIGAFGEVCLACKVDTHALYAMKTLRKKDVLNRNQVAHVKAERDILAEADNEWVVKLYYSFQDKENLYFVMDYIPGGDMMSLLIRMEVFPERLARFYIAELTLAIESVHKMGFIHRDIKPDNILIDLDGHIKLTDFGLCTGFRWTHNSKYYQKGSHIRQDSMEPSDLWDDVSNCRCGDRLKTLEQRAKKQHQRCLAHSLVGTPNYIAPEVLLRKGYTQLCDWWSVGVILFEMLVGQPPFLAPTPTETQLKVINWESTLHIPSQIKLSPEATDLITKLCCAAEDRLGRNGADDIKAHSFFHSMDFSTDIRRQPAPYVPKISHPMDTSNFDPVEEESPWNDASGDSTRTWDPLASSNSKHTEHAFYEFTFRRFFDDNGYPFRYPKPSGMEVGQSEKSDVEDKDVVDQTGACQPVYV from the exons ATGAGGCCAAAGACTTTCCCTGCTACGACATACTCTGGAAACAGCAGGCAAAGGCTACAAGAGATTCGAGAAGGCTTAAAGCAACCATCCAAATCTTCAGGTCAGGGGCTGCCTCTCGGACCGGGCAGCGAAACTTCTCTGGACCCGAAGCTTTTAGTAGGGAAGGATgctgcaaggcagcagcagatgaGACAGACGCCCAAGTTTGGACCTTACCAGAAAGCTCTCCGAGAAATCAGATATTCTTTGCTGCCCTTCGCGAATGAGTCGGGCACTCCAGCAGCTGTTGAGGTGAATCGGCAGATGCTCCAGGAGCTGGTGAATGCGGGTTGTGATCAG GAGATGGCAGTCCGAGCACTGAAGCAGACGGGCAGCAGGAGTATTGAAGCAGCTCTGGAGTACATCAGCAAGATGGGCTACTTGGATCCTAGAAACGAACAGATAGTGCGAGTAATTAAGCAGACCTCACCAG GAAAGGGTATTGTGCCAAACAACGTAACCCGCAGGCCAAGCTTCGAGGGATCAAACGAATCTTTTCCGTCCTACCATCAGCTGGGTAACGCAGCCTATGAAGGGACCGGTTTTGGGGCAGAAGGCACAAATATGCTCACTGAAGTTCCGAGGCCCTACATGGACTATTTAATCTCTGCTTCGCAGCCCGCGGCTATGAACGCTCCCGTGCAGCGGCCCACCGGTGTTGGCACGCACAGCACACCAACGAGCCATCAGCAGAAAACGTACCCTGCAAACATCGAGCCTTCTGTCATTAATTACCCCGTGGCTAATCACAGCGGCCCGGCCTTGCAGCTGCAGGCCTCCCATGGCTCCAACAGCCAGCACTACAGCCGGCAGCACATGATGGTGCAGGGGGAGGCCATGGGCTACGGCGTTCAGCGGAGCCCTTCCTTCCAAAACAagatgcagcaggagggaggataCGCCAACCTCCCGAACAAAGGGGCAGTTGTTCAGAATAACTCTGGGCATGCATTTCAGCAGGCACCGGCGAGCCTGTATATATCCCACTCCCATCACAAGCAGGCAAGTCCTTCCTCTCATCAAATGCACGTGATATCCCGGGGTCCCGCGTTTGCTAATGATTTTTCAGACAGTCCGCCACAAAACCTGTTAACTCCGTCTAGAAATAGCCTGAACATGGATCTCTACGACATGAACAATCCTCAAGTTCAGCAGTGGCAGGCAGCAACGCCGTCGCGGCGAGATTCTTTACAAAACCCAGGAATAGATACATCTCCCCGGCAACATGTACCCTTCAGACCAGATGCCGCGGTGCCGAGCAGAACAAACTCCTTCAacaaccaccagcagcagccccaggtgaCCGTGTCGATACGCCAGGTTCCTCCGGGAAAACCCGATCCTTCGATTACATCTCCAAACACCATCACGGCCGTCACCTCTGCTCACATCCTCCAGCCAGTGAAGAGCATGCGGGTGATGAGACCCGAGCCTCAGACAGCGGTGGGACCTTCCCATCCCGGCTGGTTACCTGCACAGACACCGGCTGTGGATGGCTTGGAGATGATGGAGCAGCACGTGCCAGCTGTCGGAGCGCCCAACGCCTACCAGCTGGAGGTGGAGTACGCCAACCAGGAGCTGCGGTGCCCGCCGCCACCGTACCCCAAGCATTTGTTGCTTCCCAGTAGCTCCGAGCAGTTCGATATCAACTGCTTGTGCATGGGCGTTGAGCAGACCCTGCGCGTGGTCCCCAACCCCCCCTGCAATAAGGCCGAGGAGAGCAGCGAGCGGAAtgacaaaagcagcaagaaCAACGCTAAAGCTGAGAAACCCAGCAAGGATAAAAAGCAGATCCAGACGTCTCCGGTGCCCGTGAGAAAAAATGGTAAAGATGAGGAGAAACGAGAATCCCGAATCAAGAGCTACTCGCCGTTTGCCTTCAAGTTCTACATGGAACAGCATGTAGAAAATGTCATAAAGACCTACCAGCAGAAAATTAACAGGAGATTGCAGCTGGAGCAAGAAATGGCTAAA gcaGGCCTTTGTGAAGCAGAACAGGAGCAAATGAGGAAAATTCTCTACCAGAAGGAGTCCAACTACAACAGGCTGAAAAGGGCCAAAATGGACAAATCCATGTTTGTGAAAATCAAGACTCTGGGTATCGGTGCGTTTGGAGAAGTGTGCCTGGCCTGCAAAGTGGATACCCACGCCCTTTATGCCATGAAAACGCTGCGAAAGAAAGATGTCCTGAACCGCAACCAGGTGGCTCACGTCAAGGCAGAAAGGGACATACTTGCTGAGGCAGACAACGAGTGGGTGGTTAAACTCTATTATTCCTTCCAAGATAAAGAGAACTTGTACTTTGTGATGGACTACATCCCTGGCGGGGATATGATGAGCCTACTGATTCGGATGGAGGTCTTCCCAGAGCGTCTGGCCAGGTTTTACATTGCAGAGCTCACTTTGGCTATAGAGAGCGTGCACAAAATGGGATTTATTCATAGGGACATCAAGCCTGACAACATTCTGATAGACCTCGATGGGCACATCAAGCTGACAGACTTCGGGCTGTGCACAGGATTCAGGTGGACTCACAACTCAAAATACTACCAGAAAG GGAGCCATATCCGACAAGACAGCATGGAGCCCAGTGACCTTTGGGATGATGTGTCCAACTGTAGGTGTGGAGACAGGCTGAAGACATTGGAACAAAGAGCTAAGAAGCAACATCAGAGATGCCTGGCTCACTCGTTAGTTGGAACCCCTAATTACATTGCTCCTGAAGTCCTACTTCGTAAAG GAtacactcagctctgtgactgGTGGAGTGTTGGTGTGATCCTCTTTGAGATGTTAGTGGGACAGCCTCCTTTCCTGGCTCCTACACCCACAGAAACCCAACTGAAG GTGATAAATTGGGAAAGCACACTGCACATTCCCTCGCAGATCAAGCTAAGCCCTGAGGCAACTGATCTCATCACcaagctctgctgtgctgctgaggaccGGCTTGGAAGAAACGGAGCAGATGATATTAAAGCCCATTCTTTCTTCCACTCTATGGACTTCTCTACCGACATCCGCAGGCAGCCAGCTCCCTACGTTCCAAAGATCAGCCATCCAATGGACACTTCAAATTTTGATCCAGTTGAAGAAGAAAGTCCGTGGAATGATGCTAGTGGTGACAGCACCAGGACATGGGATCCGTTAGCCTCTTCCAACAGCAAGCACACAGAACATGCCTTCTATGAGTTTACTTTCCGAAGGTTCTTCGATGACAATGGGTATCCGTTCAGGTATCCCAAACCTTCTGGAATGGAAGTTGGCCAGTCTGAGAAGTCCGATGTAGAAGACAAAGATGTGGTGGATCAGACTGGAGCTTGTCAGCCTGTATATGTGTAA
- the LATS2 gene encoding serine/threonine-protein kinase LATS2 isoform X2 — MLRVRRQKEMAVRALKQTGSRSIEAALEYISKMGYLDPRNEQIVRVIKQTSPGKGIVPNNVTRRPSFEGSNESFPSYHQLGNAAYEGTGFGAEGTNMLTEVPRPYMDYLISASQPAAMNAPVQRPTGVGTHSTPTSHQQKTYPANIEPSVINYPVANHSGPALQLQASHGSNSQHYSRQHMMVQGEAMGYGVQRSPSFQNKMQQEGGYANLPNKGAVVQNNSGHAFQQAPASLYISHSHHKQASPSSHQMHVISRGPAFANDFSDSPPQNLLTPSRNSLNMDLYDMNNPQVQQWQAATPSRRDSLQNPGIDTSPRQHVPFRPDAAVPSRTNSFNNHQQQPQVTVSIRQVPPGKPDPSITSPNTITAVTSAHILQPVKSMRVMRPEPQTAVGPSHPGWLPAQTPAVDGLEMMEQHVPAVGAPNAYQLEVEYANQELRCPPPPYPKHLLLPSSSEQFDINCLCMGVEQTLRVVPNPPCNKAEESSERNDKSSKNNAKAEKPSKDKKQIQTSPVPVRKNGKDEEKRESRIKSYSPFAFKFYMEQHVENVIKTYQQKINRRLQLEQEMAKAGLCEAEQEQMRKILYQKESNYNRLKRAKMDKSMFVKIKTLGIGAFGEVCLACKVDTHALYAMKTLRKKDVLNRNQVAHVKAERDILAEADNEWVVKLYYSFQDKENLYFVMDYIPGGDMMSLLIRMEVFPERLARFYIAELTLAIESVHKMGFIHRDIKPDNILIDLDGHIKLTDFGLCTGFRWTHNSKYYQKGSHIRQDSMEPSDLWDDVSNCRCGDRLKTLEQRAKKQHQRCLAHSLVGTPNYIAPEVLLRKGYTQLCDWWSVGVILFEMLVGQPPFLAPTPTETQLKVINWESTLHIPSQIKLSPEATDLITKLCCAAEDRLGRNGADDIKAHSFFHSMDFSTDIRRQPAPYVPKISHPMDTSNFDPVEEESPWNDASGDSTRTWDPLASSNSKHTEHAFYEFTFRRFFDDNGYPFRYPKPSGMEVGQSEKSDVEDKDVVDQTGACQPVYV; from the exons ATGCTCCGCGTCAGGAGACAAAAG GAGATGGCAGTCCGAGCACTGAAGCAGACGGGCAGCAGGAGTATTGAAGCAGCTCTGGAGTACATCAGCAAGATGGGCTACTTGGATCCTAGAAACGAACAGATAGTGCGAGTAATTAAGCAGACCTCACCAG GAAAGGGTATTGTGCCAAACAACGTAACCCGCAGGCCAAGCTTCGAGGGATCAAACGAATCTTTTCCGTCCTACCATCAGCTGGGTAACGCAGCCTATGAAGGGACCGGTTTTGGGGCAGAAGGCACAAATATGCTCACTGAAGTTCCGAGGCCCTACATGGACTATTTAATCTCTGCTTCGCAGCCCGCGGCTATGAACGCTCCCGTGCAGCGGCCCACCGGTGTTGGCACGCACAGCACACCAACGAGCCATCAGCAGAAAACGTACCCTGCAAACATCGAGCCTTCTGTCATTAATTACCCCGTGGCTAATCACAGCGGCCCGGCCTTGCAGCTGCAGGCCTCCCATGGCTCCAACAGCCAGCACTACAGCCGGCAGCACATGATGGTGCAGGGGGAGGCCATGGGCTACGGCGTTCAGCGGAGCCCTTCCTTCCAAAACAagatgcagcaggagggaggataCGCCAACCTCCCGAACAAAGGGGCAGTTGTTCAGAATAACTCTGGGCATGCATTTCAGCAGGCACCGGCGAGCCTGTATATATCCCACTCCCATCACAAGCAGGCAAGTCCTTCCTCTCATCAAATGCACGTGATATCCCGGGGTCCCGCGTTTGCTAATGATTTTTCAGACAGTCCGCCACAAAACCTGTTAACTCCGTCTAGAAATAGCCTGAACATGGATCTCTACGACATGAACAATCCTCAAGTTCAGCAGTGGCAGGCAGCAACGCCGTCGCGGCGAGATTCTTTACAAAACCCAGGAATAGATACATCTCCCCGGCAACATGTACCCTTCAGACCAGATGCCGCGGTGCCGAGCAGAACAAACTCCTTCAacaaccaccagcagcagccccaggtgaCCGTGTCGATACGCCAGGTTCCTCCGGGAAAACCCGATCCTTCGATTACATCTCCAAACACCATCACGGCCGTCACCTCTGCTCACATCCTCCAGCCAGTGAAGAGCATGCGGGTGATGAGACCCGAGCCTCAGACAGCGGTGGGACCTTCCCATCCCGGCTGGTTACCTGCACAGACACCGGCTGTGGATGGCTTGGAGATGATGGAGCAGCACGTGCCAGCTGTCGGAGCGCCCAACGCCTACCAGCTGGAGGTGGAGTACGCCAACCAGGAGCTGCGGTGCCCGCCGCCACCGTACCCCAAGCATTTGTTGCTTCCCAGTAGCTCCGAGCAGTTCGATATCAACTGCTTGTGCATGGGCGTTGAGCAGACCCTGCGCGTGGTCCCCAACCCCCCCTGCAATAAGGCCGAGGAGAGCAGCGAGCGGAAtgacaaaagcagcaagaaCAACGCTAAAGCTGAGAAACCCAGCAAGGATAAAAAGCAGATCCAGACGTCTCCGGTGCCCGTGAGAAAAAATGGTAAAGATGAGGAGAAACGAGAATCCCGAATCAAGAGCTACTCGCCGTTTGCCTTCAAGTTCTACATGGAACAGCATGTAGAAAATGTCATAAAGACCTACCAGCAGAAAATTAACAGGAGATTGCAGCTGGAGCAAGAAATGGCTAAA gcaGGCCTTTGTGAAGCAGAACAGGAGCAAATGAGGAAAATTCTCTACCAGAAGGAGTCCAACTACAACAGGCTGAAAAGGGCCAAAATGGACAAATCCATGTTTGTGAAAATCAAGACTCTGGGTATCGGTGCGTTTGGAGAAGTGTGCCTGGCCTGCAAAGTGGATACCCACGCCCTTTATGCCATGAAAACGCTGCGAAAGAAAGATGTCCTGAACCGCAACCAGGTGGCTCACGTCAAGGCAGAAAGGGACATACTTGCTGAGGCAGACAACGAGTGGGTGGTTAAACTCTATTATTCCTTCCAAGATAAAGAGAACTTGTACTTTGTGATGGACTACATCCCTGGCGGGGATATGATGAGCCTACTGATTCGGATGGAGGTCTTCCCAGAGCGTCTGGCCAGGTTTTACATTGCAGAGCTCACTTTGGCTATAGAGAGCGTGCACAAAATGGGATTTATTCATAGGGACATCAAGCCTGACAACATTCTGATAGACCTCGATGGGCACATCAAGCTGACAGACTTCGGGCTGTGCACAGGATTCAGGTGGACTCACAACTCAAAATACTACCAGAAAG GGAGCCATATCCGACAAGACAGCATGGAGCCCAGTGACCTTTGGGATGATGTGTCCAACTGTAGGTGTGGAGACAGGCTGAAGACATTGGAACAAAGAGCTAAGAAGCAACATCAGAGATGCCTGGCTCACTCGTTAGTTGGAACCCCTAATTACATTGCTCCTGAAGTCCTACTTCGTAAAG GAtacactcagctctgtgactgGTGGAGTGTTGGTGTGATCCTCTTTGAGATGTTAGTGGGACAGCCTCCTTTCCTGGCTCCTACACCCACAGAAACCCAACTGAAG GTGATAAATTGGGAAAGCACACTGCACATTCCCTCGCAGATCAAGCTAAGCCCTGAGGCAACTGATCTCATCACcaagctctgctgtgctgctgaggaccGGCTTGGAAGAAACGGAGCAGATGATATTAAAGCCCATTCTTTCTTCCACTCTATGGACTTCTCTACCGACATCCGCAGGCAGCCAGCTCCCTACGTTCCAAAGATCAGCCATCCAATGGACACTTCAAATTTTGATCCAGTTGAAGAAGAAAGTCCGTGGAATGATGCTAGTGGTGACAGCACCAGGACATGGGATCCGTTAGCCTCTTCCAACAGCAAGCACACAGAACATGCCTTCTATGAGTTTACTTTCCGAAGGTTCTTCGATGACAATGGGTATCCGTTCAGGTATCCCAAACCTTCTGGAATGGAAGTTGGCCAGTCTGAGAAGTCCGATGTAGAAGACAAAGATGTGGTGGATCAGACTGGAGCTTGTCAGCCTGTATATGTGTAA